One window of Populus nigra chromosome 5, ddPopNigr1.1, whole genome shotgun sequence genomic DNA carries:
- the LOC133693779 gene encoding putative pentatricopeptide repeat-containing protein At1g12700, mitochondrial, whose translation MMMFTRKSAYRATASDFRILQQRMEMGIFPSSFLFFNHHHISTSACTRKPSLPQNNGGFASNNSTNVSIDDALASFYRMVRINPRPSVVEFVKVVGSFAKKKQYSTVVSLCNQMDLFGVTHDVYSLNILINCLCRLNHVDFAVSVLGKMFKLGIHPTASTFNALINGLCNEGKIKEAVGLFNEMVRRGHEPNVISYNTIIKGLFKSGNRNMAVDVFKKMEQNVCKPDVVTYNTIIDNLCKDRLVNDAVEFLSEMLDRGIPPNVFTYNSIVHGFCNLGQLNEATRLFKEMVGRDVMPDTVTLTILVDGLCKEGMVSEARHVFETMTEKGVEPNISTYNALMDGYCLQRQMNEAKKVFEIMIRKGCAPGAHSYNILINGYCKSRRMDEAKSLLAEMYHKALNPDTVTYSTLMQGLCQLGRPKEALNLFKEMCSYGPRPNLVTYVILLDGFCKHGHLDEALKLLKSMQEKNLEPNIVHYTILIEGMFIAGKLEVAKELFSKLFGDGIRPDIRTYTVMIKGLLKEGLSDEAYDLFRKMEDDGFLPNSCSYNVIIQGFLQNQDSSTAIRLIDEMVGKRFSADLSTFQMLLDLESQDEIISQFMRGSSQGNKMK comes from the coding sequence ATGATGATGTTCACGCGCAAAAGCGCTTATAGAGCTACTGCTTCGGATTTTCGGATTCTTCAACAACGTATGGAAATGGGtatctttccttcttctttcttattCTTCAATCATCACCACATCTCCACTTCTGCTTGTACTAGGAAACCTTCTTTGCCTCAAAACAATGGTGGGTTTGCTAGTAATAATAGCACTAACGTCAGTATTGATGATGCTTTGGCTTCATTCTATCGTATGGTCCGCATCAATCCTAGGCCTTCTGTTGTGGAATTTGTTAAAGTCGTAGGCTcctttgccaaaaaaaaacagtacTCTACTGTTGTCTCTTTGTGCAATCAAATGGATTTGTTCGGTGTTACCCACGATGTTTATTCTCTAAATATATTGATTAACTGCCTTTGTCGCTTGAACCATGTTGATTTTGCTGTCTCTGTCTTGGGTAAAATGTTCAAACTGGGTATTCATCCCACTGCTAGCACATTCAATGCACTCATTAATGGTCTCTGCAATGAGGGAAAGATTAAAGAGGCAGTAGGATTGTTTAATGAGATGGTACGGAGAGGGCATGAGCCTAATGTGATTAGCTATAATACTATAATCAAAGGTTTGTTCAAATCTGGCAACAGAAATATGGCTGTTGACGTGTTCAAGAAGATGGAACAAAATGTGTGCAAGCCAGATGTGGTGACATATAATACAATCATAGACAACCTTTGCAAAGATAGGCTAGTAAATGACGCCGTGGAATTCTTATCTGAAATGCTGGATCGGGGCATTCCACCAAATGTTTTTACTTACAACTCCATCGTCCATGGTTTTTGCAATTTAGGACAACTGAATGAAGCTACTAGACTGTTCAAAGAAATGGTTGGCAGGGATGTTATGCCAGATACAGTGACCTTAACTATTTTGGTTGATGGGCTGTGCAAAGAAGGAATGGTTTCAGAAGCTCGGCATGTCTTTGAAACAATGACTGAAAAAGGTGTAGAGCCAAATATTTCCACTTACAATGCTTTGATGGATGGGTACTGTTTACAGCGCCAAATGAATGAGGCCAAGAAGGTGTTTGAAATCATGATTCGCAAGGGTTGTGCACCTGGTGCACAtagttacaacatcttgatcaATGGATATTGCAAAAGTAGAAGGATGGATGAGGCAAAATCACTCCTTGCTGAAATGTATCATAAAGCATTGAATCCTGATACTGTCACCTACAGCACTCTTATGCAAGGTCTGTGCCAATTAGGAAGACCTAAGGAAGCTCTCAATCTTTTCAAGGAGATGTGTTCTTATGGCCCGCGTCCAAATTTGGTGACTTATGTGATTTTACTAGATGGCTTCTGCAAACATGGGCATTTGGATGAGGCATTAAAACTGCTCAAGTCAATGCAAGAGAAGAATCTAGAACCTAATATTGTCCATTATACTATCCTTATTGAAGGCATGTTTATCGCTGGGAAGCTTGAAGTTGCGAAGGAATTATTTTCCAAGCTTTTTGGGGATGGAATACGGCCTGATATACGGACATACACTGTCATGATCAAGGGACTGCTGAAAGAAGGGCTGTCAGATGAAGCATAcgatttatttagaaaaatggaAGATGATGGCTTCTTGCCAAACAGTTGCTCATATAATGTTATCATTCAaggatttcttcaaaatcaggACTCATCAACTGCTATACGACTTATTGATGAAATGGTTGGTAAAAGATTCTCGGCGGATTTGTCTACATTTCAGATGTTATTGGATTTAGAATCTCAAGATGAAATCATAAGCCAATTTATGCGTGGAAGCTCTCAAGGTAACAAAATGAAGTGA